The DNA window GCCGCTCTCAATGCCCAAGCTGACGGCTTTGGTTCGGCTATTAGCACCAACTACAGCCTGCGCCAAGCTTAATCTGCTTGAAATGGGCTGTTCCGGCATGGTGTATTTCAAAACAGAGACAGCAAAGGCAAGCACAAGAGGCGCCCTATTCGTAACAATAATCTTACTTCGTAACTCGTCCTCactggccgaggagctgggcaaACTCAGCGCAGCCTCTGTTTCGAATGGAGTTGAAGATTTATCGAGTGCAGatgctttctttctcttttgaGGCGATTCTCTCGCAGTATCAGTGGGAGCTTCTCGTTTCTTGGACACTCGTTTGGCCGCATTTAGTACTTGTTTGGCGACCTTGTTATCTTGAAAAATCTCCTGGAGGACCTGAAGGTCTGCCTTGGCAATTTGGTCGGGACTGGGAGATGTCAGAGAAAGCAGGATGAGAGACATGGCCCGCATACCTGGTCAGATTAGCTTTCTGTAACTGCCCGGCCTTGCCCAGTGCGACGGCCAGCGGGACCTTGGCCACTTGGGAGAGAAACCGGAGCAGATCTTGGACTTGTGCCGAGGCCATGTCTAACTTGAGTATGTAGCGAAAACAGACAGTGAGTTCATCAATCTGGATAAGACCACTCTCACCGCCCTCGCGCGTGTCCCCGATCAGGAAGGGCTGCACATCTCAACTCGGTCTGGTTGTACCATCTCTCTTCTGCATTTCTCCCGGAATTCATTTGACCTCCTCACCTCACTGGCCGTGTAACCTGATTgctgcagcggctgcagctCAACGACGCCATGCCGGACGAGTCAAAAGGCAAGGAGTTCCCCGATCTCTCGGCGAAGCTCTCCACACTCCCCAAGAAGTCACTCTTCGAACGCCAGaaagccgaagccgaagccaaACGGGCCCGCGAACGAGCTGAGACCGCCGCAGTCTACGAGGACTTTGTCAAATCATTCGAGGATGAAGCCCCGGCCGAGCCCCGATCCTCCGCCGACGGCCGGTTGAATACGTTTGGGAatcgaggcggaggaggtCCCGCGAGGCGACATTTCACTAGCTCCGGTCCTAGGATGAGTGGCCCAGGGACATTAGgaccgccgcctccatcgtTGAATCGGAAGCGCACCTACGAAGGGTTTGCGCCATCGCATCGCAATCGGGATCCCAGTAGCTTGGGATTCGAGGGTGCGAATACGGGACCGTCTGGCGCGCCGGCAGCGTTCTGCAGCGCGTCTGACGATGAGAATGATCGGGTTGCAGATACAAAAGAGGCGGAGAGGGCTGCTGCGAAACCTACGCTGTACCTCGCGTCTCTGCCTCCTGGGACATCACCATCTGTGATCAAGTCGTTGATCCCCTCTGCTCTCACCGTGGACAATGTCAAGATCCTGCGACCCCCCGGCCAGTCTGCCACCGAAAGAAAGTCGTCTGCTGCAATTGTCACTCTGGCTAGCGATTCCGCAGCTTCGGACATCGACAGCACCGTGAGCGCGCTTCAGCATAAGTATCTGGGCTGGGGCTACTATCTAACTCTATCTCGACATCTCTCATCCGCTGCCATCGGCTCGACCCTCCCGACTGCTGTTGGACTGCCTTCGATAGCGTCCCTTCCATTTGGCGCAAAGACCATTCAGCCCAACCTCGGTGGGAGTTTGAGTCGAGCACCGCCTCCTGGGGCTCACCGAGGAGGATTTGCGCCTCCAAGTTCGTACGGACCTAGCTTAGGCAGGGGTGGATCGTCATCCCAGGTGGAAGTCAAGACACCGTCTGATCTCAAGCAATTAAGGCTGATACACAAGACCTTGGAGAGCCTTCTCAAATATGGACCTGAATTTGAAGCTTTGCTTATGAGCCGACCAGAGGTACAAAGGACAGAAAAGTGGGCTTGGCTCTGGGATCCAAGGAGTCCTGGGGGTGTTTACTACCGATGGAAGCTATGGGAAGTTATCACCACTCCTCGGTCCCGGGGCAGTCGGCAAGCTCGGGGTCAGAAACCATCGGCCATCTTTGAAGGAGGTGCAAACTGGGCTCCCCCGGACAGAAGTCTCAAATTTGAGTACACCACACGCCTGGACGAATTTGTGTCGGACGAAGACTACAACTCATCTGATGAGGAACATTCAGATGCGGAGGACGAGCGTCGTAACGTCGGTGGAGGACCCCCTCCTCCGGACGGCGTCAGCGGCCAACACGACGGTCTTGGTTACATGAATCCGCTACAGAAGGCGAAGCTCACACACCTTCTGGCTCGATTACCGACAACTCACGCCAAGCTACGACGGGGTGACGTTGCCCGAGTCACGGCGTTTGCTATCGAGCACGCTGGGGCGGGTGCTGACGAGGTGGTGGACATGATCGTCATGAATATCCTCAACCCGCTGGCCTACACCGGGGCGAATCCGGACCGAGAACTGGAGAAAAACGCCGCAAGACCCGACTATCAAGAAAACAACACGATTCAGGACAACGTCCCTCCCAACCAGCGTTTGGATCTGTCTTCTGCCAAACTGGTCGGTCTGTATCTCATCTCCGACATTCTctcatcttcggccaccagcgGCGTGCGCCACGCATGGCGATACCGGCAGCTGTTCGAGTCCGCACTGCGCTCACACACGGTCTTTGAGCATCTTGGCCGGTTAGAAAAGGACCTCAACTGGGGACGACTTAAGGCCGAGAAATGGAAGCGCAGTGTCGGCTCCCTTCTCCATCTGTGGGAAGGATGGTGCGTGTTCCCGCAGTCGACCCAGGAGCATTTCGTCGAGGTCTTCGAACAGCCACCGCTCGCCGACGAAGAAAtccaggaagagaagaccaaggccgaCGCCGAACGAGCTGCCGCAGCCTTCGCCAAGGGCAAAAACCGATGGAAGACTGTTGATGAGGACGACGCCGCTGGCAAGTTCGATCCCAACCGGCCTTCGGGTGTGGACGCCAGCCGAAGCATGGATCCCGGTCAGGGCCATGAGCCGGAGGATGAAACTATGAGTGACATTGACGGGCTCCCCATGGAAGACAGTGACTTGGAAGACCCAGACGAGCCCATGGAGGGAGAGGCAGAGCccgaggatgtcaaggcaCCTGAGCCGGCGCCGGAGCAGCCCAACAACAATAACACTGGGCAGCCCGAGACGGAATCACGACGAGGTCGCAAGCCACGGCCCAAGGCAGAGGACATGTTCGCGTCGGAATCGGAGTGAGAGAGAGTGTTGGGCTGAATTATTGCTTGTCAGTAGTAGTTGCACatggaatgaatgaatgaatgatgaatagattgaggaggaagaataAATAATCCCCGGCCCCACAaccctttctcttcctcgtcaacaAATACCCTCTGTTTCTtaccctccctccctctctgCATATACGGTCGCGTCACTTGTGTCGTTTGCATCTCTC is part of the Penicillium psychrofluorescens genome assembly, chromosome: 4 genome and encodes:
- a CDS encoding uncharacterized protein (ID:PFLUO_006813-T1.cds;~source:funannotate); this encodes MPDESKGKEFPDLSAKLSTLPKKSLFERQKAEAEAKRARERAETAAVYEDFVKSFEDEAPAEPRSSADGRLNTFGNRGGGGPARRHFTSSGPRMSGPGTLGPPPPSLNRKRTYEGFAPSHRNRDPSSLGFEGANTGPSGAPAAFCSASDDENDRVADTKEAERAAAKPTLYLASLPPGTSPSVIKSLIPSALTVDNVKILRPPGQSATERKSSAAIVTLASDSAASDIDSTVSALQHKYLGWGYYLTLSRHLSSAAIGSTLPTAVGLPSIASLPFGAKTIQPNLGGSLSRAPPPGAHRGGFAPPSSYGPSLGRGGSSSQVEVKTPSDLKQLRLIHKTLESLLKYGPEFEALLMSRPEVQRTEKWAWLWDPRSPGGVYYRWKLWEVITTPRSRGSRQARGQKPSAIFEGGANWAPPDRSLKFEYTTRLDEFVSDEDYNSSDEEHSDAEDERRNVGGGPPPPDGVSGQHDGLGYMNPLQKAKLTHLLARLPTTHAKLRRGDVARVTAFAIEHAGAGADEVVDMIVMNILNPLAYTGANPDRELEKNAARPDYQENNTIQDNVPPNQRLDLSSAKLVGLYLISDILSSSATSGVRHAWRYRQLFESALRSHTVFEHLGRLEKDLNWGRLKAEKWKRSVGSLLHLWEGWCVFPQSTQEHFVEVFEQPPLADEEIQEEKTKADAERAAAAFAKGKNRWKTVDEDDAAGKFDPNRPSGVDASRSMDPGQGHEPEDETMSDIDGLPMEDSDLEDPDEPMEGEAEPEDVKAPEPAPEQPNNNNTGQPETESRRGRKPRPKAEDMFASESE
- a CDS encoding uncharacterized protein (ID:PFLUO_006812-T1.cds;~source:funannotate), translated to MASAQVQDLLRFLSQVAKVPLAVALGKAGQLQKANLTSPDQIAKADLQVLQEIFQDNKVAKQVLNAAKRVSKKREAPTDTARESPQKRKKASALDKSSTPFETEAALSLPSSSASEDELRTHFKQIKLGAGCSWC